A window of Myxococcota bacterium genomic DNA:
ATGCCCGTGCCCACGCGCGAGGACGCGCCGCTCGTGACTCGCGAGGCCGACGACGCCAAGGGCTTCCGCATCGCGCGCACCGAGGAGCGGCTGTTCGGCTTCCACCCGGCCGCGACTCACTTCCGCTACCCCTACGTGTACGGCCCGCACCAGCTCGTGCCGCGCGAGTGGTGCATCGTGCGGCGCATCCACGACCGCCGGCCGTTCATCGTGGTGCCCGACGGCGGACTCACGCTGTGCTCGTACGGCTACGCCGAGAACCTGGCGCACGCGGTGCTCTTGCCGCTCGACCACCCGAACGCCTCGGCCGGGCAGATCTACAACTGCGCGGACGAGGAGACACTCACGTTGCGCCAGGTGGTGGAGATCGTGCGCGACGCGCTCGGGGCCCGGCTCGAGCTGCTCGCGCTGCCGCACGAGCTCGCGACGCCCGCGCGGCCGCTCCTGGCGCAGCCGTGGTCGACGCACCGGGTGCTCGACCTGGCCAAGCTGCGCGCGGACCTGGGCTACCGCGACGTGCTGCCCGCGCGCGAGGCGCTGGCGCTCACCGCGCGCTGGCTCGACCGCCACCCGCTGGAGCACGGCGGCGCGGAAGAGCGCATCCTGCAGGACCCGTTCGACTACGCCGCGGAGGACGCGCTGGCCGTGCGCTGGCGCAAGGCGCTCGAGTCACTGACCTCGGACCCGGTCGAGTGGAAGCGCCCGCCGGGCTACACCGCGAGCTACAGCGGACCCGGCGGGACGCCCCGCTCCGGCGAGTTCGAGTAGCGCCGGGCTACTCGGGCAGCGTCTCGCCCGAGCCGCCGAACTCCTTGGGGAAGTCCTTCAGCTTGGGCAGGCCGTCCTTCATGCGCAGGACGGTCTCGGAGTAGTTCACGTGCAGGCCCGGCACGAACTTCAGGCTGGGGATGGTCGCGGCGAACACGTCGACCAGGCCGAGCGACGGGTGGTTCGTCATCAGGTGACCGCCGCACTTGGCGCAGTACTTGCGCTCGCTCATGGGCGTCTTGG
This region includes:
- a CDS encoding NAD-dependent dehydratase, coding for MPVPTREDAPLVTREADDAKGFRIARTEERLFGFHPAATHFRYPYVYGPHQLVPREWCIVRRIHDRRPFIVVPDGGLTLCSYGYAENLAHAVLLPLDHPNASAGQIYNCADEETLTLRQVVEIVRDALGARLELLALPHELATPARPLLAQPWSTHRVLDLAKLRADLGYRDVLPAREALALTARWLDRHPLEHGGAEERILQDPFDYAAEDALAVRWRKALESLTSDPVEWKRPPGYTASYSGPGGTPRSGEFE
- a CDS encoding GFA family protein, which translates into the protein MSHSGSCFCGAVKLQVSGEPAGMGYCHCASCRSWSGGPVNAFSLWQPGAVKVTAGADQIRTFTKTPMSERKYCAKCGGHLMTNHPSLGLVDVFAATIPSLKFVPGLHVNYSETVLRMKDGLPKLKDFPKEFGGSGETLPE